A DNA window from Mycoplasmopsis pullorum contains the following coding sequences:
- a CDS encoding aromatic motif membrane protein, which translates to MKSKIIKNLVLFSFFGTTLSAISCSNTSINKRHDLKIDVQTSHDEFEIFVQNKMIQELLKLCFGHDSNAANEYVNQQKELKKDYKMQISAALRYANHITYSLNTTRSGIWGYPKAETLEVADAKIEELLSKNWLFYLFNLNKMIFVQDEDDTGNDQESVARREEADENSLLYKNFYNPKSNKIIDYVIQKYSDDDYSSEFYIYFLTNEGFIFKINLTIYKEQQKPEISIFGYIYTFPKLLESKNKLRDFDLKKYILDTQSFADYDLYGSNTSEILFYDNYGGTKLVYVLADLKTD; encoded by the coding sequence ATGAAATCAAAAATTATTAAAAATTTAGTTTTATTTAGTTTTTTCGGCACTACTTTAAGTGCTATTTCATGTTCTAATACTTCAATTAATAAGCGGCACGATTTAAAAATTGATGTTCAAACTAGTCATGATGAATTTGAAATTTTTGTGCAAAACAAAATGATCCAAGAGTTGTTAAAACTATGTTTTGGACACGATTCAAACGCAGCAAATGAATACGTAAATCAACAAAAAGAACTCAAAAAAGACTATAAAATGCAAATAAGTGCTGCCTTGCGTTATGCGAATCATATTACTTATTCCTTAAATACAACTAGAAGCGGAATTTGAGGATATCCAAAAGCGGAAACTTTAGAAGTTGCTGATGCAAAAATTGAAGAATTATTAAGTAAAAATTGACTCTTTTATTTATTTAATTTAAACAAAATGATTTTTGTTCAAGATGAAGATGATACTGGAAACGATCAAGAAAGCGTTGCCAGACGTGAAGAAGCAGATGAAAATTCTTTACTTTACAAAAATTTTTATAATCCAAAATCAAATAAAATTATTGATTATGTAATTCAAAAATACAGCGATGATGATTATTCGAGTGAATTTTATATCTATTTTTTAACTAATGAAGGATTTATTTTTAAAATTAATTTAACAATTTATAAAGAACAACAAAAACCCGAAATTTCAATCTTTGGATATATTTATACTTTTCCAAAATTACTTGAATCAAAAAATAAATTACGTGATTTTGATCTCAAAAAATATATTTTAGATACTCAAAGCTTTGCGGATTACGATCTTTATGGTTCTAATACAAGTGAAATTCTATTTTATGACAATTATGGTGGTACCAAATTAGTGTACGTTTTAGCAGATTTAAAAACTGATTAA
- a CDS encoding ABC transporter permease, whose amino-acid sequence MSKQVLNYVLFLKNIIFSKKITWLSLIIFLLLDLIISISLNLLKIDFNGFSPLYINVFIQILFSIFYSSLIYISVFKELEEEGIEILSLSKSISRKNIFFGKTLFCLSFSLFYSLLFTIFNSIFALIFTYSLSWILVFALSLITFFTIFNFFGVISSLIAYKLNSKIAITIPYLVSIPAILGGIIVNYNSTSIPNNFAYYLNLKYDNNLSGKISNSEYFYLNNQKDNLYLVPNGYAKNEFSDKQKEFITQAYNKSKNSVNELAWYSYLVVPYQFLDIFNNNKTQHNKNNLDNYLNYNNSDSYLYNYKLDQNAKLFNYEKDQQKYYLIPSLLKNQTERENIVNTTLIYAREGADSFNLTFPEDTYVFSASDNLVGELKWKFLIDVLKDQNFNDYAKKLFAQLEAKIKNDELAYAKTKILEEIEKELNNSDSFLNRYQNSFVALFDEKMIENKTIKTLSEKKIYLAAALIYYVYFNLQDSKILESILWNNDNGTFEPHQLKVQIGDYKYNIGGYSAYTTMQEVREIDGEKNVVIRYNLDSNENYMFQNVTNVFELSRSNPIIIKETYFIIWILLISLLLTINGIKYTKKDYK is encoded by the coding sequence ATGTCAAAACAAGTACTAAATTATGTTTTATTTCTCAAAAATATAATTTTTTCTAAAAAAATAACATGATTGAGTCTGATAATCTTTTTGTTATTAGATTTAATAATTTCCATTTCTTTAAATCTGTTAAAAATCGATTTTAATGGATTTTCACCACTATATATCAACGTTTTTATTCAAATTTTATTTAGTATTTTCTATAGTTCATTAATTTATATAAGTGTTTTTAAAGAATTAGAAGAAGAAGGAATTGAAATATTAAGCTTAAGTAAATCAATTAGTCGGAAAAACATATTTTTTGGTAAGACGCTATTTTGTTTAAGTTTTAGTTTATTTTACAGTTTACTTTTTACTATTTTTAATTCGATTTTTGCTTTAATTTTTACTTATTCTTTAAGCTGAATTTTAGTTTTTGCACTTAGTTTAATCACCTTTTTTACTATTTTTAATTTCTTCGGAGTGATTTCATCATTAATTGCTTATAAATTGAATTCTAAAATTGCAATTACGATACCTTATTTAGTGAGTATTCCAGCAATTTTAGGTGGTATTATCGTTAATTATAATTCAACCAGCATTCCAAATAATTTTGCTTACTACCTAAATTTAAAATACGACAATAATTTATCAGGAAAAATTTCAAATTCAGAGTATTTTTATCTTAATAATCAAAAAGATAATTTATATCTTGTTCCAAATGGATATGCAAAAAATGAATTTAGCGATAAACAAAAAGAATTTATTACTCAAGCGTACAACAAATCAAAAAATTCAGTTAATGAATTAGCTTGATATTCATATTTAGTTGTACCATATCAATTTTTAGATATTTTTAACAATAATAAAACACAACATAATAAAAATAATTTAGACAATTATTTAAATTACAATAACTCAGATTCATACTTATACAACTATAAATTAGACCAAAACGCAAAATTATTTAATTATGAAAAAGATCAACAAAAATACTATTTAATACCATCATTATTGAAAAATCAAACAGAAAGAGAAAATATAGTTAATACAACATTAATTTATGCACGTGAAGGTGCTGATTCATTTAATCTTACTTTTCCAGAAGACACTTATGTTTTTTCAGCAAGTGATAATTTAGTTGGTGAATTAAAATGAAAATTCTTAATTGATGTTTTAAAAGATCAAAATTTTAACGATTATGCAAAAAAATTATTCGCTCAACTTGAAGCAAAAATCAAAAATGATGAACTAGCATACGCAAAAACCAAAATTTTGGAAGAAATTGAAAAAGAATTAAATAATTCAGATTCATTCTTAAATCGTTATCAAAATTCATTTGTTGCTCTTTTTGATGAAAAAATGATTGAAAATAAAACAATCAAAACTCTAAGCGAGAAAAAAATCTATTTAGCAGCAGCGTTAATTTATTATGTTTACTTTAATTTACAAGATTCAAAGATTTTAGAATCAATCTTATGAAATAATGATAATGGTACTTTTGAACCGCATCAATTAAAAGTACAAATTGGTGATTATAAATACAATATTGGTGGTTATTCGGCATATACTACAATGCAAGAAGTACGTGAAATTGATGGTGAGAAAAATGTAGTAATCCGCTATAATCTAGACTCAAATGAAAATTATATGTTCCAAAATGTTACAAATGTTTTTGAACTTTCACGTTCAAATCCAATCATTATTAAAGAAACTTACTTTATCATTTGAATTTTATTAATTTCACTTTTACTAACTATTAACGGAATCAAATACACCAAAAAGGATTATAAATAA
- a CDS encoding ABC transporter ATP-binding protein, producing MNILQIKNLSKIYRNKTKESGIFNLNFNVEKGQFHAFIGENGAGKTTAIKSIVGAYYDYQGEILINNLTNRDYKSKHFLGYVPEHANFPKDISVYKYLYSLALLSNIDKNEIEVKIDQLLKQFGIFELKHAKPFNFSSGQKKKILLIQALITNPELIILDEPAANLDPTARFNLFKLLKELNQNGTTIFISSHVLSELDQYVDSLTLIHQGQILYSGVKKESLESIFYEKVIKN from the coding sequence ATGAATATTTTACAAATTAAAAACTTAAGCAAAATATATCGAAATAAAACAAAAGAAAGTGGTATTTTCAACTTAAATTTTAACGTTGAAAAAGGACAATTTCATGCTTTTATTGGTGAAAACGGTGCTGGAAAAACAACAGCAATTAAAAGTATTGTTGGTGCTTATTATGATTATCAAGGTGAAATTTTGATTAATAATTTAACAAATCGCGATTATAAAAGTAAACATTTTTTAGGTTATGTACCAGAACATGCGAATTTTCCAAAAGACATTAGTGTTTATAAGTATCTTTATTCACTTGCATTATTAAGTAATATTGACAAAAATGAAATTGAAGTCAAAATTGATCAATTATTAAAACAATTTGGTATTTTTGAACTTAAACATGCTAAACCGTTTAATTTTTCATCTGGTCAAAAGAAAAAGATTTTATTAATTCAAGCATTAATTACTAATCCAGAATTGATTATTTTAGATGAACCAGCAGCCAATTTAGATCCAACAGCAAGATTTAATTTGTTTAAATTGCTAAAAGAATTAAATCAAAACGGAACAACAATTTTTATTTCATCACATGTTTTGAGTGAATTAGATCAATATGTCGATTCATTAACTTTGATTCATCAAGGTCAAATTTTGTATAGCGGTGTCAAAAAAGAAAGTTTAGAATCAATTTTCTATGAAAAAGTTATTAAAAATTAG
- a CDS encoding APC family permease, with translation MNRTVKNKSFSQIGFMFFIINFVVGFGFVSTILSVLNLKVYGLLVIIITSLITLGVVLLFSRLATKFSAEYGSSYYYAKQIKPSKFAKHFTFLNGWMQFIQGPILSAAAPLFIADAISVITNNSTIISIIRAISFIFYIILIFVSTFGLKLNGKIILASAIVKWLTLFLALSITIYLAFVDHQFSQNLQTNNKVNIYLIITTVIAFMNAFGGFESLAGMTKEVKTNNIRKILFIAFGFTFSFYLIFYLVILGVNSQTLNGQFSNIFKRVWSITGLVVFVIGTIFNQISSKLSYTVVNARLLIPLAEDNYLPRFLVKRNKYGEFSNAIYFSLVVTIFSLIVFWLIPEVFKIGDFLISVINIGTVAYLLQYILTFVCAFILEKQEKIERIPLWEKIIYSISFIALIVLVFTYLFPFILFVSWSIYNTITLVSFIVAVLFGYVLYFWANRK, from the coding sequence ATGAACAGGACAGTTAAAAACAAATCATTCTCTCAAATTGGATTTATGTTTTTCATTATCAATTTTGTCGTTGGTTTTGGATTTGTATCTACAATTTTGAGCGTTTTAAATCTTAAGGTTTATGGACTTTTGGTCATTATTATTACTTCTTTAATTACTCTAGGAGTTGTCCTCCTATTTTCGCGTCTGGCGACAAAATTCAGTGCTGAATACGGTAGTTCGTATTATTATGCAAAACAAATCAAACCTTCAAAATTTGCCAAACATTTTACATTTTTAAATGGTTGAATGCAATTTATTCAAGGTCCGATTCTTTCAGCAGCAGCTCCATTATTTATTGCAGATGCTATTTCAGTAATCACGAACAATTCGACTATTATTTCAATTATTCGAGCAATTTCGTTTATTTTTTACATCATTTTAATCTTCGTTTCAACTTTTGGTCTCAAATTAAACGGAAAAATTATTCTAGCTTCAGCAATTGTTAAATGATTAACGTTATTTTTAGCTTTAAGTATCACAATTTATCTTGCTTTTGTGGATCATCAATTTAGTCAAAACTTACAAACGAATAATAAGGTTAATATTTATTTAATCATCACTACTGTTATTGCTTTTATGAACGCTTTTGGTGGATTTGAAAGTTTAGCCGGAATGACTAAAGAAGTTAAAACTAATAACATTCGTAAAATTTTATTTATTGCTTTTGGATTTACTTTTAGTTTTTATCTTATTTTTTATTTAGTTATTTTAGGTGTTAATTCTCAAACATTAAATGGACAATTTAGCAATATTTTTAAACGCGTTTGATCAATTACAGGTTTAGTTGTGTTTGTTATCGGAACAATTTTTAACCAAATTTCATCGAAACTTTCATACACCGTAGTCAACGCTCGTTTATTAATACCACTTGCTGAAGATAATTATTTACCACGTTTTTTGGTCAAAAGAAACAAATACGGAGAATTCAGTAACGCAATTTATTTTTCATTAGTTGTAACAATTTTTTCTTTGATTGTCTTTTGATTAATTCCGGAAGTCTTTAAAATCGGAGATTTCTTGATTTCAGTGATTAATATTGGTACCGTAGCTTATTTATTGCAATATATTTTAACTTTTGTTTGTGCATTTATTCTCGAAAAACAAGAAAAGATTGAACGCATTCCACTTTGAGAAAAAATAATTTATTCAATTTCTTTTATTGCTTTAATTGTTTTAGTTTTCACCTATCTATTTCCATTTATCTTATTCGTGAGCTGAAGTATCTATAATACAATTACTTTGGTTTCATTTATTGTTGCTGTTCTTTTTGGTTACGTACTTTATTTTTGAGCAAACCGCAAATAA
- a CDS encoding DUF2130 domain-containing protein: MSKKISISVKDPKKLIFILEEDAKQGDYIDLNDLNTLDFSFFLEHVELIKEQKYREELKNKEQQWKEINESQMRALKLEVEQAKNSEIQDLENKIFELKNKWAIELKNKETQKDIEIEKLKSQIQNLNQIKQSEIEKQISQNNVENNLKLANLQNKISLLEEQHKSELEKQLLQLQNEKKLLSDSLESQINQLKRTKEQDVELAVNRKIQELQKVQKIEIEKQFDQILKNNEQQIEYLKEGKNKLEEKYNAQLIKRSSYTTKDYGEDFENQIVYEVQSFIAPLGEGSPYRIQKINKTTDGEKLDFAINYFYDKKNIGSIVIEAKSRISQKGSTKNADWLDKIEKQRIKNQHEYALLVTELDPEKNFLVETDINYPNIFIVRPEVMMQIIGLLYNITLKKYMLKSDEMNFLEKEEILREFNSFKDDLLKTASEKINSKLSGLLKEANSIQNSVNRINEFIEDIQKAINSTLINKINKFSIRKRVIDKIENIENDRKNQEFILIEEEKKKLL; the protein is encoded by the coding sequence ATGTCTAAGAAAATCAGTATTAGTGTTAAGGATCCAAAAAAATTAATTTTTATTCTTGAAGAAGACGCAAAACAAGGTGATTATATTGACTTAAATGACTTAAACACACTTGATTTTAGTTTCTTTTTAGAACATGTTGAGTTAATTAAAGAACAAAAATATCGCGAAGAATTAAAAAATAAAGAACAACAATGAAAAGAAATTAATGAATCACAAATGCGAGCTCTTAAATTAGAAGTTGAACAAGCTAAAAATTCTGAAATTCAAGACTTAGAAAATAAAATTTTTGAGTTGAAAAATAAATGAGCAATCGAATTGAAAAATAAAGAAACACAAAAAGATATTGAAATTGAAAAACTCAAAAGTCAAATTCAAAACTTAAACCAAATCAAACAAAGTGAAATCGAAAAACAAATTTCACAAAATAATGTTGAAAATAATCTAAAACTAGCTAATTTACAGAATAAAATATCTTTATTAGAAGAACAACATAAGTCAGAATTAGAAAAACAATTATTGCAACTTCAAAATGAAAAAAAATTACTTTCTGATTCGCTAGAAAGTCAAATCAATCAATTAAAACGCACTAAAGAGCAAGATGTTGAATTAGCGGTAAATCGTAAAATTCAAGAACTTCAAAAAGTACAAAAAATTGAGATTGAAAAACAATTTGATCAAATTTTAAAAAACAACGAACAACAAATTGAGTACTTAAAAGAAGGAAAAAATAAATTAGAGGAAAAATACAACGCACAATTAATCAAACGTAGCTCGTATACAACTAAAGATTACGGTGAAGATTTTGAAAATCAAATTGTTTATGAAGTGCAATCATTTATTGCTCCACTCGGTGAAGGTTCACCTTATCGAATTCAAAAAATCAATAAAACTACTGATGGTGAAAAATTAGATTTTGCGATTAATTATTTTTATGACAAAAAAAACATTGGTTCAATTGTAATTGAAGCTAAATCAAGAATTAGTCAAAAAGGATCAACAAAAAATGCTGATTGATTAGATAAAATCGAAAAACAACGTATCAAAAATCAACATGAATACGCTTTATTAGTTACTGAATTAGATCCAGAAAAGAATTTTTTGGTAGAAACTGATATTAATTATCCTAATATTTTTATAGTTCGGCCTGAAGTGATGATGCAAATTATTGGTCTTCTTTACAATATTACACTCAAAAAATACATGCTCAAGTCTGATGAAATGAACTTTTTAGAAAAAGAAGAAATTTTAAGAGAATTTAATAGCTTTAAAGATGATTTACTCAAAACTGCATCAGAAAAAATCAATAGCAAACTCAGCGGATTACTTAAAGAAGCAAACTCAATTCAAAATTCGGTCAATAGAATTAATGAATTTATTGAAGATATTCAAAAAGCAATTAATTCAACATTAATTAACAAAATTAATAAATTTAGCATCAGAAAAAGAGTAATTGATAAGATCGAAAATATTGAAAATGACAGAAAAAATCAAGAATTTATCTTAATCGAAGAAGAAAAGAAAAAACTTTTATAG
- a CDS encoding aromatic motif membrane protein produces the protein MKTSKLFWLLGSLCLTPLAITSCVNYEKKEQFEKYIDQNLDYYSNFKSDEINKTQEILDKLLKLVYKSDESSKVEFLKQQSSSQISDLFYEVKQKYLDVFERKNELELQNEELVKELKVLEFFANMKQVEIAQTKERIKANNDKLLDLNFKQMEYLEQVDELINQNWYWFLSNINAFEFESFKLLSIQFYSDLMRENNNNLPDEFAQIFNSNYLNSLQETKLPKKKVFLDSYLDNLQFGEESKELNNSAIYYLVKDKMVFRIAISNLNSNNANIKIAPFIWYFANSKNPKLSLNLISSINHYALIHKYASGYKQYVYDLVKKQRYGEASLVLPIIKE, from the coding sequence ATGAAGACAAGTAAATTATTTTGATTATTAGGTTCTTTGTGTTTAACACCATTAGCTATAACATCATGTGTAAATTATGAGAAAAAAGAGCAATTCGAAAAATATATTGACCAAAATTTAGATTATTATTCGAATTTTAAGAGTGATGAAATTAACAAAACACAAGAAATTTTAGACAAATTGCTCAAATTAGTCTATAAAAGCGATGAAAGTTCTAAGGTCGAGTTTTTAAAACAACAAAGCAGTTCGCAAATATCAGATTTATTTTATGAAGTTAAACAAAAATATTTAGATGTTTTTGAACGAAAAAACGAATTAGAATTGCAAAACGAAGAACTTGTTAAGGAATTAAAAGTATTGGAATTCTTTGCAAACATGAAACAAGTCGAAATTGCTCAAACCAAAGAAAGAATAAAAGCAAATAATGATAAATTATTAGATTTGAATTTCAAACAAATGGAATATTTAGAACAAGTTGATGAATTAATTAATCAAAATTGATATTGATTTTTAAGTAATATAAATGCTTTTGAATTCGAAAGTTTTAAATTACTTTCAATACAGTTTTATAGTGATTTAATGAGGGAAAATAATAACAATTTACCTGATGAATTTGCTCAAATCTTTAATTCAAACTACTTAAATTCACTTCAAGAAACAAAATTACCTAAAAAGAAAGTATTTTTGGATTCATATCTTGATAATTTGCAATTCGGAGAAGAATCTAAAGAATTAAACAACAGTGCAATTTATTATTTGGTAAAGGATAAAATGGTATTTCGAATTGCAATTTCAAACTTAAATTCTAATAATGCAAATATTAAAATCGCACCATTTATTTGATATTTTGCAAATAGCAAAAATCCTAAATTATCATTGAATTTAATTTCTTCGATCAATCACTATGCACTGATTCACAAATACGCAAGTGGATATAAGCAATATGTTTATGATTTAGTTAAAAAACAACGTTATGGTGAAGCTTCTTTAGTTTTACCAATAATTAAGGAATAA
- the mnmG gene encoding tRNA uridine-5-carboxymethylaminomethyl(34) synthesis enzyme MnmG translates to MNKEFDAIVIGGGHAGVEAAFALAKMNQKTALVSFNLKRLAMMPCNPSIGGPAKGIITREIDALGGVQGYFADLAMIQIKMLNESKGPAVRAIRAQIDKEKYSEIIYEALQKTPNLTLIEAEVSEILVDENNCVTGIKINGETILSAKALVMTTGTYMSSRIIRGQEVTVSGPDGERTTFSLSDSLKKLGFTLQRLKTGTPPRIFTDSIDFSKVEKEKLDDTALTFSSRSNVKLPNQISCYLTYTTPQTHEIIKENVHLSGMYSGVIEGVGPRYCPSIEDKIMRFQDKERHQIFFEPETKEGDVMYINGLSTSMPIDVQDKIVRSIPGLENSRIQKWAYAIEYDALDPLELTPSLETKRIKGLFTAGQINGTSGYEEAAAQGLMAGINAARKLQNKEPIVLQRNEAYIGVLIDDLVTKGTKEPYRMLTSRAEYRLLLRNDNPDSRLAKYGYEIGLLSEAEYQAIETKYQMIDDKIKELETKFLSSKDPVAKKYGIENGVSLLKVIARPDVESVDILGEFPYKNELTTIVRLDGYIKKQESHANKMRRLENFKIPSDINYENVQNLATEAKQKLEKIRPLTIGQASRISGINPADIQMLLFYLETNKKNEN, encoded by the coding sequence ATGAATAAAGAATTTGATGCGATTGTAATTGGTGGTGGACACGCGGGAGTAGAAGCAGCTTTTGCTCTTGCAAAAATGAACCAAAAAACCGCTTTAGTGAGTTTTAATTTAAAACGTTTAGCGATGATGCCATGTAATCCCTCAATTGGTGGTCCAGCAAAAGGAATAATCACACGTGAAATCGATGCACTCGGGGGTGTTCAAGGATATTTTGCGGATTTAGCTATGATTCAAATTAAAATGTTAAATGAATCAAAAGGTCCTGCAGTGCGTGCAATCAGAGCACAAATTGATAAAGAAAAATACTCAGAAATTATTTATGAGGCGTTACAAAAGACACCGAATTTAACCTTAATTGAAGCTGAGGTATCTGAAATTCTAGTCGATGAAAACAACTGTGTTACAGGAATAAAAATTAATGGTGAGACTATTTTAAGTGCAAAAGCTTTAGTAATGACTACCGGAACATATATGAGTTCACGAATTATTCGGGGACAAGAAGTAACGGTGAGTGGTCCAGATGGGGAGAGAACAACATTTAGCTTATCTGACTCACTTAAAAAGCTCGGTTTTACTCTACAAAGACTTAAAACTGGTACTCCGCCACGGATTTTTACCGATTCAATTGATTTTTCGAAAGTCGAAAAGGAGAAATTGGACGACACAGCACTAACTTTTTCAAGTCGTTCAAATGTTAAGTTACCAAATCAAATCTCTTGTTATTTAACCTACACTACGCCTCAAACACACGAAATTATTAAAGAAAATGTTCATTTAAGTGGAATGTATTCAGGTGTAATTGAAGGAGTTGGTCCGAGATATTGTCCAAGTATTGAAGATAAAATAATGCGTTTTCAAGACAAGGAAAGACATCAAATCTTTTTTGAGCCAGAAACTAAAGAAGGGGACGTTATGTACATCAATGGTCTTTCAACTAGTATGCCAATTGATGTGCAAGACAAAATTGTTCGTTCAATACCTGGTCTAGAAAATTCACGAATTCAAAAATGAGCTTATGCAATCGAATATGATGCACTCGATCCTTTAGAGCTGACTCCGTCATTAGAGACTAAACGAATCAAAGGACTTTTTACAGCTGGACAAATTAATGGTACCAGTGGATACGAAGAGGCTGCGGCACAAGGTTTAATGGCAGGGATTAATGCAGCACGTAAATTACAAAACAAGGAGCCAATTGTTTTACAACGTAATGAAGCATACATCGGAGTTTTAATTGATGATTTAGTAACTAAAGGAACTAAAGAACCATATCGTATGCTGACTTCACGTGCAGAATATCGTTTATTATTAAGAAATGACAATCCTGATTCACGTTTAGCAAAATATGGTTATGAAATTGGCTTATTAAGCGAAGCGGAATACCAAGCAATTGAAACAAAATATCAAATGATTGATGACAAAATCAAAGAATTAGAAACTAAATTCTTATCATCGAAGGATCCGGTTGCGAAAAAATACGGTATCGAAAATGGTGTTAGCTTGCTAAAAGTTATCGCTCGTCCTGATGTGGAAAGTGTAGACATTTTAGGAGAATTTCCATATAAAAATGAATTAACCACAATTGTGAGATTAGATGGTTATATTAAAAAACAAGAAAGTCACGCAAATAAAATGCGTCGTTTGGAAAACTTTAAAATACCAAGTGACATCAATTACGAAAATGTACAAAATTTAGCTACTGAAGCAAAACAAAAACTGGAAAAAATTCGTCCTTTAACAATTGGACAAGCATCAAGAATTAGCGGAATCAATCCAGCTGATATCCAAATGCTTTTATTTTACTTAGAAACAAACAAAAAAAATGAAAATTAA
- a CDS encoding 23S rRNA (pseudouridine(1915)-N(3))-methyltransferase RlmH, which produces MKINLITVGTLDKNFKILFDEYIRKTGAYATINEIVIKEQKNKNIELIKQKETQLILEKIPKNSDVYLCSLRGQQYDSVEFSSLLTKDNITFIIGGSDGVVEEEFSFAKKINFSKMTFPHQLFKVMLAEQIYRGFSILNNKKYHK; this is translated from the coding sequence ATGAAAATTAATTTAATTACAGTCGGAACTTTAGATAAGAATTTTAAAATCTTATTTGATGAGTACATTCGTAAAACTGGTGCTTATGCAACAATTAACGAAATAGTTATTAAAGAACAAAAAAACAAAAATATTGAATTAATTAAGCAGAAAGAAACTCAGTTAATTTTAGAAAAAATTCCAAAGAATTCAGATGTTTATCTTTGTTCATTGCGTGGACAACAATATGATAGTGTTGAATTTTCATCACTTTTAACCAAAGATAATATTACTTTTATTATCGGTGGTAGTGACGGAGTGGTTGAGGAAGAATTTTCATTTGCGAAAAAAATTAATTTTAGTAAAATGACCTTTCCACACCAGCTTTTTAAAGTCATGTTAGCTGAACAAATTTATCGTGGATTCTCAATTTTAAATAATAAGAAATATCATAAATAG
- a CDS encoding aromatic motif membrane protein: protein MKKLLKISFSSLIFAAPLFLSAACTNTNVTQIQYQKKFSQSVDAKLNDLVESFFDNDQKQIQDFYTKQQQIQSDLIKEFNYAILFAPLWDVNVYSNSGDKVKRTNLAIKKIKSILYQDWFWFLNNIKKQVFVFNPYGNYYDGSVYSSDENLKEKIQNMYQDKTILVTLKSNHIENIHEIKITNSKYDQLQNKKLLFIQFEENKLVPILSFEFKNKRYLRVLPELLVVEKSDNLTNLLSDLTDSLFEAKNLYDEEEREYQISLDPNFDFENYLKNNNDEKVFDFYRLGNYSEFLKRAIIKINTQGQTQIKRYTWGYVNEDK, encoded by the coding sequence ATGAAAAAGTTATTAAAAATTAGTTTTTCAAGTCTGATTTTTGCTGCTCCACTATTTTTAAGTGCCGCATGTACTAATACAAACGTCACACAAATTCAATATCAAAAAAAATTTTCGCAATCGGTTGATGCAAAATTAAATGACTTGGTTGAATCTTTTTTTGATAACGACCAAAAACAGATTCAAGATTTTTATACTAAACAACAACAAATTCAAAGTGATTTAATTAAAGAATTTAACTATGCAATATTATTTGCTCCTTTGTGAGATGTGAATGTTTATTCTAATTCTGGTGATAAAGTTAAACGAACTAATTTAGCAATTAAAAAAATCAAAAGCATCTTATATCAAGATTGATTTTGATTTTTAAATAATATTAAAAAACAAGTTTTTGTTTTTAATCCATATGGTAATTATTACGATGGTAGTGTTTATAGTTCTGATGAAAATCTTAAAGAAAAGATTCAAAACATGTACCAAGACAAAACGATTTTAGTGACTTTAAAATCTAATCATATTGAAAATATTCACGAAATCAAAATTACAAACTCAAAATATGATCAACTTCAAAATAAGAAATTACTCTTTATTCAATTCGAAGAAAATAAATTAGTGCCAATTTTGAGTTTTGAATTTAAAAACAAGAGATATTTGAGAGTTTTACCTGAATTATTAGTTGTAGAAAAAAGTGACAATTTAACTAATTTGTTAAGTGATTTGACAGATTCATTATTTGAAGCTAAAAATCTTTATGACGAAGAAGAAAGAGAATATCAAATTTCACTTGATCCGAATTTTGACTTTGAAAACTATTTGAAGAACAATAATGATGAAAAAGTTTTTGATTTTTATCGCTTAGGTAATTATTCTGAATTTTTAAAGCGTGCAATTATTAAAATTAATACACAAGGTCAAACGCAAATTAAAAGATATACATGAGGTTATGTTAATGAAGACAAGTAA